A stretch of the Musa acuminata AAA Group cultivar baxijiao chromosome BXJ2-7, Cavendish_Baxijiao_AAA, whole genome shotgun sequence genome encodes the following:
- the LOC103990813 gene encoding auxin-responsive protein SAUR71, translating to MGKGLILKTLERCRSLGSHRKGDQKRQMPPEGCFSVYVGPERERFVVRTECVNHPLFRMLLDEAEEEFGYAAAGPLELPCGVELFQRVLCEVEQDAAELHSPRCNFAKGHAGGYLLHSPARPLIAGRV from the coding sequence ATGGGGAAGGGCCTGATACTGAAGACACTGGAGCGGTGCCGGTCGCTGGGGAGCCACAGGAAGGGAGACCAGAAGCGACAGATGCCACCGGAGGGTTGCTTCTCGGTGTACGTCGGGCCGGAGAGGGAACGGTTCGTGGTCCGCACCGAGTGCGTCAACCACCCGCTGTTCCGGATGCTGCTCGACGAGGCGGAGGAGGAGTTCGGGTACGCCGCCGCCGGGCCGCTCGAGCTCCCCTGCGGCGTCGAGCTCTTCCAAAGGGTGCTGTGCGAGGTGGAGCAGGACGCGGCGGAGCTGCACTCGCCTCGGTGCAACTTCGCCAAAGGCCACGCCGGCGGCTACCTCCTGCATAGCCCGGCACGGCCGCTGATAGCCGGGCGTGTTTAG
- the LOC135616063 gene encoding G2/mitotic-specific cyclin S13-7-like, with product MAPRRAAHPRRRRRRPPPPRPGATAGQIRKAAVRGGAARKRGVDLNEGDRLVGGRDPLANPIPSRRFSARLLAKKRLAVFVERPEVAADYIVTEKKDGRESSSLRSDSPDEKGNSMIDSRKKTGAPTLASAVTAQNKDDGVHNIDALEVPAVVDFVDNIYDFYRHAEKCGRPCKYMDFQADINEEKRSMVADRLIEVHHSFGLMPETLYLTFHIIDQYLSKEKVSGMELPLVGINALLIASKYEESRSQKNIDYGDILCHAYTKEQMLAKEREIMKTLKWKLSVPTQYVFLVCFLKVAMCDKELEHMVFFLAELGLMHYSMITYWPFLAAASAVYAARSTLKKTPLWTETLMHQTGYSEQQLRKCAQQLVIFHSSAAESTLQAVYKKYSSTKFGAVALHPPATELLMSKEVTSFIMTDR from the exons ATGGCGCCAAGGCGTGCGGCACATCCTCGTCGGCGGCGTCgtcggcctcctcctcctcgtccag GTGCCACTGCTGGACAAATTCGCAAAGCGGCTGTTAGAGGAGGTGCAGCTAGAAAAAGAGGAGTCGACCTGAACGAAGGCGATCGATTGGTTGGCGG ACGGGATCCTCTTGCGAACCCCATCCCATCGAGGAGATTCTCTGCTCGGCTTCTGGCGAAGAAACGACTCGCCGTATTCGTTGAG CGTCCAGAGGTTGCTGCTGATTACATTGTCACGGAGAAAAAGGATGGCAGAGAATCCAGTAGTTTGCGTAGCGATTCCCCTGATGAGAAGGGAAATTCCATGATTGACTCAAGGAAGAAAACTGGAGCCCCTACCCTCGCTTCAGCTGTTACTGCTCAAAACAAG GATGACGGTGTCCATAACATTGATGCACTGGAAGTACCGGCTGTTGTGGACTTCGTAGACAATATCTACGACTTTTACAGACATGCTGAG AAATGTGGAAGACCTTGTAAATACATGGACTTCCAAGCTGACATCAATGAAGAGAAGAGATCTATGGTGGCTGATAGGCTGATTGAAGTGCACCACAGCTTTGGACTAATGCCCGAGACTTTATATCTTACATTTCATATAATCGATCAGTACCTATCAAAGGAAAAAGTGTCGGGAATGGAGTTGCCACTTGTGGGAATCAATGCTCTGCTCATTGCATCTAAGTATGAAGAATCAAGGTCTCAAAAG AACATAGACTATGGTGATATCTTGTGTCATGCATATACCAAGGAACAGATGCTGGCTAAAGAGAGAGAAATTATGAAGACACTCAAATGGAAACTATCTGTTCCCACGCAGTATGTCTTTCTTGTGTGCTTCCTGAAAGTGGCCATGTGCGATAAGGAG CTGGAACACATGGTCTTCTTCTTGGCTGAGCTAGGACTGATGCATTACTCCATGATCACCTATTGGCCATTCTTGGCCGCTGCCTCTGCAGTCTATGCCGCACGGAGTACCCTCAAAAAGACTCCTCTTTGGACTGAAACGCTCATGCATCAGACGGGCTACTCAGAGCAACAGTTGCG GAAATGTGCCCAGCAATTGGTGATCTTTCACTCCTCAGCAGCAGAAAGTACGCTGCAGGCGGTCTACAAGAAATATTCGAGCACTAAATTTGGAGCTGTCGCCTTGCATCCGCCTGCTACCGAACTGCTAATGTCGAAGGAGGTCACCTCATTCATCATGACCGACCGATGA